In Candidatus Sedimenticola sp. (ex Thyasira tokunagai), the following proteins share a genomic window:
- a CDS encoding YdcF family protein yields MTLFCRYHKAILLTATLLILLLIAPRLLSYLGHSLIRYNAELERADAAVVLSTGIGYSPRLMQAAEIYNRGLVNHIVINGNRKTDFIRSLEARGFNAPSPWHENPVAMLEFFGVPKERVIIINAEDAYDTISEAAITGAQLAQHSIQSVIVTTSKFHTRRAGYIWQQQYHGQLKIQMAAADEDPFDPDRWWHSGRQIRQLLAEYGAWLYYWGKSSPEQPSEKSKEH; encoded by the coding sequence ATGACTCTCTTTTGTCGTTATCACAAGGCCATACTCCTCACCGCCACACTGCTTATTCTGTTGCTCATCGCTCCACGGCTCCTAAGCTATCTTGGTCACTCCCTGATTCGATATAATGCAGAACTCGAAAGGGCGGATGCCGCTGTCGTACTCAGCACCGGTATCGGTTACTCGCCACGCCTTATGCAGGCGGCTGAGATATATAACAGAGGCCTGGTGAATCACATAGTGATCAATGGTAATCGCAAGACCGATTTCATCCGCAGCCTGGAGGCCCGGGGCTTCAATGCGCCCTCCCCCTGGCATGAAAATCCCGTTGCCATGCTTGAGTTTTTTGGTGTCCCGAAGGAGAGGGTGATTATCATAAATGCTGAGGATGCCTACGACACCATCTCCGAGGCGGCAATTACCGGTGCTCAGTTGGCACAACATTCAATTCAGTCCGTTATTGTCACTACCAGTAAATTTCATACACGACGGGCTGGATACATCTGGCAACAGCAGTATCATGGGCAACTCAAAATCCAGATGGCGGCGGCTGATGAGGATCCCTTCGATCCCGACCGCTGGTGGCACAGCGGCAGGCAGATCAGGCAGCTGCTGGCGGAGTATGGCGCATGGCTCTACTACTGGGGAAAATCCTCTCCTGAGCAGCCATCGGAAAAGAGTAAGGAGCATTGA
- the fliB gene encoding flagellin lysine-N-methylase, whose product MKHSCRTPAYFAEFSCTGPGCPDTCCQAWDIVIDRGHYDDVRKRMTGVPKNAALFERYVVVNDQSSESRYARVTMRENGFCPMLKSDGLCLIHDSYGIDKLWNVCTMYPRVLSKNVDHYEMAGALSCPEVVRLCLEDETPLKTVDYPLSSLPRPLDFPLYREIDGTEQDPYIVNFARVRDALMLIMGDEEEALEARLFHLATLANQLSSFYFRRCPTPDRVLLSTTLAKSLTQEERQRCAYEISHYQADEPLAISLIIPILQLLQQHDAALDISQLFNTIEEQHPAARAGEFLDAEYFRQEISNRLTSLDKGLLRRIDRGINRYIINCLYRESFITMPCVQEYLQPLLVRATSLRFLLLMHPTLNDIERIEEIDKLLVQVISNFCRNIDQSQSLLKVIYDALADQQLLGYEYAPGFICLTT is encoded by the coding sequence ATGAAACACTCCTGCCGTACACCCGCCTACTTTGCCGAATTCTCCTGTACCGGCCCCGGATGCCCCGACACCTGCTGTCAGGCGTGGGATATCGTCATCGACCGAGGGCACTACGATGACGTGCGCAAGCGCATGACAGGAGTCCCAAAAAATGCCGCCCTCTTTGAACGTTACGTGGTGGTCAACGACCAATCCAGTGAATCGCGATATGCCCGCGTAACTATGCGCGAAAACGGTTTCTGTCCAATGCTGAAGAGTGATGGCCTCTGCCTGATTCACGACAGCTACGGCATCGACAAACTATGGAATGTCTGCACTATGTACCCCCGGGTGCTATCAAAAAACGTTGATCACTACGAGATGGCTGGTGCCCTCTCCTGTCCCGAAGTAGTCCGTCTCTGCCTGGAAGATGAGACACCTTTAAAAACGGTGGACTACCCTCTGTCCAGCCTTCCCCGACCGCTGGATTTTCCACTCTACCGGGAAATCGATGGCACTGAGCAGGATCCTTATATAGTAAATTTCGCACGGGTTAGAGATGCGCTGATGCTGATCATGGGAGACGAGGAGGAGGCACTGGAGGCCCGGCTCTTTCACCTTGCCACCCTCGCTAACCAACTCTCCAGCTTCTATTTCAGGCGCTGCCCAACACCCGACCGGGTGCTACTCTCCACCACGCTGGCAAAGAGCCTAACCCAGGAAGAGCGGCAACGCTGTGCTTATGAGATCAGCCACTATCAAGCTGATGAGCCGCTGGCAATCTCCCTGATCATACCGATCCTTCAGCTACTGCAGCAGCACGATGCCGCATTGGATATCAGCCAACTATTCAATACCATCGAAGAGCAGCACCCCGCCGCCAGGGCGGGGGAGTTTCTTGATGCGGAGTACTTCAGGCAAGAGATCAGCAATAGACTGACCTCGTTGGACAAAGGTCTCCTGCGACGTATAGATCGTGGAATCAACCGGTATATTATCAACTGCCTCTATCGAGAGAGTTTTATCACCATGCCATGTGTGCAGGAGTATCTGCAGCCGCTGCTGGTACGTGCCACCAGCCTCCGCTTCCTGCTGTTGATGCACCCGACATTAAACGATATAGAGCGCATTGAAGAGATCGATAAACTGCTGGTGCAGGTAATAAGCAACTTCTGCCGTAACATTGATCAGAGCCAAAGCCTACTGAAGGTAATCTACGATGCACTTGCAGACCAGCAGTTGCTCGGCTACGAATACGCCCCTGGTTTTATCTGCCTGACTACATAG